One window of bacterium genomic DNA carries:
- a CDS encoding YbaB/EbfC family nucleoid-associated protein, which yields MLKGGMGNLMKQARQMQEKMAKIQEEIGAREVEASAGGGMVTVRANGAGDILSVKIEPQAVDPNDVEMLEDLVRAACNEAAKKGRNMLAEEMKKLTGGLGIPGLF from the coding sequence ATGTTGAAAGGCGGTATGGGCAACCTGATGAAGCAAGCGCGCCAGATGCAGGAGAAGATGGCCAAGATTCAGGAGGAGATTGGAGCGCGCGAAGTCGAGGCAAGCGCCGGGGGCGGGATGGTGACGGTCAGGGCGAACGGCGCGGGAGATATTCTCTCGGTGAAGATAGAGCCGCAGGCTGTCGATCCCAACGATGTCGAGATGCTGGAGGATCTGGTCCGCGCGGCCTGCAACGAGGCGGCGAAGAAGGGAAGAAATATGCTCGCGGAGGAGATGAAAAAGCTGACTGGCGGACTGGGAATTCCGGGACTCTTTTAA